The genome window CTTAATCCATTGCTTGAAACAAAAGCTCAAGGTCTCATGGTGGACTAAGCCAACAAAGAGATGgcttacaaacacacaatggcAAAGAAGAATCTCCgctatttttgtaaaaaaaacaaccagGTGTTTCAAGTCCTCAATTTCAACTCTGCTTTTTCATTTTTGGGGGGTAGCAACATTCACAATAGACAGCTATGATATGTCATTGTTATGCCACAGCTGACATTCCTATAATTTGGCAGTCATGCAGGCAGGTCGAGCCTAAATATAAAAGGCTGTGCCCTGTCTGCCAGTGTGTGACCGGACACATACCTCTAAGGTGAGAAGTCAGATGCAATTTCTGTGTGATTTCGATTTTGGAAAGAGAAACAACCGCTTGGTTAAGAGGTATTTTTCAGTAATATGGCATTCGTTAACCCTGGGATGTGTATTTTTACTCTAGGAGCTATGGAGTCCTATGAGGATATGAGTGAAGATGAACTGACTAGCTATATTATTCAAATGAGTATACAAGAATCTTGTCAGGATGCCTTAAAATCTGATGTCAGGTAAGGAAAGTATTACTCGCATGCAACAGATGATGGATAGATGATAGTTCTCGCTGTATTTGATGTGTGCCTAAATTCCAGATAAGTAGGAGTATAACTAACCATGTTACGGTGGCTGTATTTACTCCCACAAGCTTAAAGAAAGCAACTGATGAAAATGCGAGAGTTCTGGCTGCAATAGAGAAAGGTAAGTTGTGCAGAAAGGGCCTTTGTTGTCTACCTCTGGGCTCCCCCAATAGTCACAAGGCAAACAGTTGATCTGAGGGATTGCCAAGCATCAGTACATTGGCAGGCAGATAGCTAAATtaacacagagagatgagaggaatggagtgtgtgtgtgtgtgggggggggggtgtttgtgtgtgagagaggttgaggagagaggaaaaagttATGAATCATGACAGATGGTCAACAAGGCAGTATGATCCACAAAGCTCGATGCCCGTAGAACACTTCAAAGTTACCCTAACTGACGGAGCTGGAAAATAGAGCCGTACCTAAACTTCCGTtttctgtctccttcctcctcatctctgcAGGGGACGTTTGTGTACTCAAAGAGATGCTGCGCCACTCCTTTGCTTTCAGAGAGCTGGACAGCAGGGGTTGGCTGCCTCTCCACAGGGCTGCGTCGCAACCTATACCTGCTGTTCTGGAGACGGTACTGCGAGGTAAGTTGGAAAAATGCTTTCGAAAGTTTTAAATATTTGGCTTAGTTTCACAACTCCATAAATGCTCAGTATGCTTTTTGTTCACGTAATATTACATGGTAGGACTTTCTTGTTGTTGCTAATGGTGCACAACACTGTTCTGGGGACAATTGGTGATTGATGCCCATTTTGGAAGAATTTAAACAACAGTGCCTGGAATTCACCCAAATCTTTTAGTATCAGATTTGTAGCTCCGTTGCTACAAATCTGCCATCTATAGAGGTCAGTCAGTGATTTAAGTAGAACAGTGACCGGCCAGGATGCCACCCATGACGGTAGATCATAAATGAACTTCCAGAATTCCCCTTCTGACCTTCAGATGTTTTTCAGTGGCTTCACATGGGCTGACGCTGGAAGAGAGGACAACATTAGGGGGGGAGACAGCCCTGACTCTGGCAGCCAAAGCCGGCCTGGTGGAGAATGTTAAGACTCTGTTGGAGCATGGTGCTTCTCCACACAACACCAACAGCAACAATGAGTCACCTCTAATGTTAGGTAATGCCGTTTAACGAGAACTAACAGTCAACTTCTGAACTCTATAAACCATGGTTGTATTCCAGTGGCACAGGTACTAAgtcacacaaaacaacaaataaagACAGGTGAAATGGGACTAGTTCATTAACTCACAATTAGTTTCCTAAATCTGAGTTCAGAAAAACATATGATTTGCCTCTACATAACCAAAACCCCAATGTTTGAATAACAACTTTAACTttcctttctttcactctctgaaGTACGACTCCCCACACTGTGTGAACTTTAAGAAGTCGCAGCCTCAATGAATTCTATGATAATTTTACACCACTGAGAATCTCAAACAAAATCCACCATCAATGAATGACAAAGGAGAGCACTACTAATGATCAACAAATTAAATGTACATCAATGAAAGGCTTCTTTTGTTTCTCTGATTAAGCTGTTCGTGCCAGGTCCTACGAAATGGCGTACACGATGATTGCCCGGGGAGCGTGGGTAGAGGAGGTGTGTCGGAAGCAGTGGACGGCCATGCACGAGGCAGCGAAGGTGGGCAGCTCCGAGATGATCCTGCTGCTCATCCGACACGGAGGCCGCGCCAACCAGAAGGACTTCCACGGAGTGACGCCGTTATCTGTGGCGGCCGATTGCGGACACCTTCACATTATAGAGATCCTGCTGCACCATGGTATGTGACAACAGCTTCACGGCCAAATAGAAGTGCTTCAGTTGGTGTGACGAATTCAGTGTCATACCAAATGTGTTTAGTTTACTGAACTTAAGCTTCTGCAGCGGGGGAATGACTTTAGGAATGCAGATGCAAGTCCTTAGgtcttgggcaaggtactttgGCTGAATGAACGTGTTCATTGAATCACATCCCTCCCTGACATATAGCATCACTCGGCTAAAGACATTTTAATGGGATCAGTTTTGATGAGAGGTTGAAGTGCAGGGACCCTTTTTCTAATAACCTTTCTCATTGAAATACCTATGACCAAGACTGTCATTTCTAACGAGAGATTAATGTGATGTTTAACAGTAGGGATACTTCCTTGGCAGCTCATCCAACTGTTGTTATTCTGGTTAAATAAAATGGGTCTGAACTGAAAATAAACTGAACAGGAACGTGTGTGAATTTGTCTCCCAACAGGAAGTAAAGTCAACTCCCAGGCCTTGAACGGGGAAAGTATTCTTACAGATGCAGCTGGATCAGGAAACCCAGACTGTGTTCAACTTCTCTTACAAAACGGTGCCGACCCGAATCTCGCCAGTGGATCCGGACATCTGCCTATTCACAAGGCAGCCTTTCAGGGCCACTATGAGTGAGTGTTGTATGTCGACAACTGCTATCACCCATAATGTATTAAGACAGTCAGTTGTGGCGGGACACAATCCAAGAAACTTTAACCCAGACCTTAGTCCCTAACAATCCTGCTTCATTACATCCAACATAACTGACACATCATCACATCATCTGTAGAACTGTTCAACAAGTCTCCGGATTTTCTCGTCCACAGTGTCTTGAACATATTGATACCCCTCACTACCAAAAAGGCGTTGAAACAGTCCGGACAGAGTCCTGTTCACTCTGCAGCCGATGGAGGTCACAGCAAATGTCTGGAGCTCCTCATCGCCCACGACTTCGACATCAATGCCAGCATGAACACGCGCAACTCGGAGAACTACACAGATCTGAGAAAAAGCGCGCTGTATTTCGCTGTCTCCAACGGGGACGTGACTAGCACTGAGGTGCTGCTGAGCGCCGGTGCCAAGCCTAACCTGGACCCTCTGAACTGCCTTCTGGTGGCAGTGAGAGCAGGGTGGTACCAGATTGTCAAAATGCTGCTTGACAAACGGGCAGACGTCAACTGTTACTTCACGGTGGTCAGTGACACCGTGTTTCCCACTGCCCTGCAGTACTGCCTAAGGGACGAGATGATGATGCGTCTCCTGCTCAACAAAGGCTACAATGCTGAGGCATGTTTCAGATGTAACCATGACAACCTCTCTGGTACTGTTGGGCCTGACATGGAAAGAATTCCTGTGAGTTGTTCTGACTATTTGTGATGAAAAGATAAGTAACTAGTGTCAGCGTTTTCTTAGCAGACAGGAGACTAGCTATTCCTTGGTTACTGTAGATGGAATTTCTTTTGGGATCAATAAAGGGATTTAAGGGAATGAAACTTGATAGATAAACTATATTGCTAAACCATGTTGCTGCCAGCCAAAATAGAACATGCTTTGAAAGTTACTTTTCCTTTCTACAGTTTTGTGAATTTATGAGCCTTTGTTGCCTGATGCACCTGGCTGGACGTGTGGTGAGGATTCTATTGGATTATGTCAGTCACGTACCCATCTGTTTAAAGCTCAGACTTATTCTGGAGAAGCAGCAGGAGTGGCCAGAAATATGTGACATTCATGGTGAGTTGTGAAATTATGTGAGAACAATCTCTCTGTACTTGGCTGAGGTATTTAtcaattaaaatgttttttgatCTTTGACCCAGGGAACCCTCGACCACTCAAGCACCTGTGCCGACTGCAGATCAGGAGGCGGATGACCCTCAAAAGACTTAATGACCCAAGAATCATGAACTCTGACCTTTTCCCTCCCGGCCTCAGGAACTTTCTTTTGTACAAAGAGCTTGATTTGTATTGCCAAACGGCTGAATTTATGATGTAAAAGGGAAAGTATTAACTGTCCATAATGCCAGTATGTATGCTGTTTGTATTTGCTTGAATTACTGATGTTAAATGAATGCATCATATCATAATTTTTTATAAGTATGTTCTTTTCATGTATTTTAGAGTGTGGATACATTTGTCCATGTCCCTTTAcgtaaatatttgttttttgaTAAATACATATTTCTGCATGTTTTTTAAAAGCACAAATGGAGAGTACAGATTTTCAATGTGATTTACAGATTTGTCAGCCTGTAGCTCTGCCACGTTCATAGATATCAAAGACCATGTGTTTTGTATCTGCACTCAAGTCTTTGTAATGAATTATCTTGTGTCATATGACACTTTCATCACCTATACAAAACTATACCAAAGTAGTATTGAAAACTGTTTCAAATTTTTTCCTCACAAATTATTTCTTTCCTTTAATCCAGTTCACTGAGTGTGCCAACGGATATATTCTTACTGCAAACAATTTCCAGCAAACGTTACAAATGCTTGTTAGAAAATAAACATCATAGCTCTCATTTTCCACACTAATGGAATGAATATTCATAAAAATGTCTCTGTAATTACCTTTGTCATTAGAACATATATATCGCTTACACAACTACACACTGCTTGAATGTTATGGTATGGTCTGCATGCTAAATACACAGTTATAACCACAGCAGGTGAGAGCTAAAAATAGCATGAGTATATGTGAAGTGTCAGTAGCAGAGGGTTCAGTTCAGACATGATAATATCCCTACAGTCTGACTGTTCGGTGTAGCTGTGTACAATACGTGACTTTAACTGACCAATATTTCAGAGATTCAAAGCAACAAGTTGACATCCCTGACATTTTCTGCAAACCAATCAAGTAAGACATGAATGGATGTTTCTGTTGAGTGCCAAAGCTATTTACATTGTATTGCAAAGTCTACAGTACGATATTTAAAGCGAAGATTTAAGTGGGCCATGCACAGCCTAATCATGCTCATACTCTATATTTACTCTAAGAAATAAATCCTACTGATGACATGGATGAAGACCAGCTTCTACACTATTCCATCCAGTTGAGCATTCATGAGTCTTGTCAGAAAGAATATCTTTCAACATTAGAGAGGTAAGTGGGTGGGACAAAAAAGGTTGCAAATAGACTCAGGGCACAGCTTCATTTTGCTTACATGATAATGATAATTCACTTTGCACAATGTCATTTGTTTTGATACTTGAATTCAAGCAATGACCATCTGAAGATCTTGAAGGCCATTGAGCAAGGTAAATCTATTATTATAGATCTCATATTACAAGTTGTTTACATACATTGGGCAATGGGTGCCTACATGTAAAGGAAGCACCATCACAGTTTGGACTACTTTGTATTCTTATTCTTGCATCatcaaatgtgttttaatttCAAGAATTGACAGTTCATGCATACATAACTTGTTGCCTTAATCGCATGCATTCAAATGACACATTTTAGAGATTTcaccaaaaataaaaacataaaaactATTACCATTGTGTTCTGTGTTAAAAAACAATTTCCATTTGGTTCCATTTTGTACCATACATGTTTTACCTGTATCAGCCTGATGGAATATCTCACAAAAGTGAATAAAGATTATATGCATTATATCATACTGACACCTGTGGACCACCCATTCCCCAGTTGGAAAATGTAATCATTTTATTTGGCCCATTTCCATCCCAGGTGATATATTCGCTTTACAGGAACTATCAGAATTCCCAGCTGGCTTTGGAAAAACAGATGACCGAGGCTGGTTCCCTATCCACAAGGCAGCGGCCCAACCACTGATCCAGGTGCTGGAGATCGTTTTGTTCGGTGAGAGCACCAAAAACATATGAGGTCCATTTCCCATGAGGGTTACACATACCTCAAAAACCTACAAACACAAAGATGGATGCTAAACTAAACTCATATCAAGTGAAGGTTGGGCCTCTGACTGCCAAATGAAACATGACCTATTTGAATTGACCAATGTAAGCCCAAACAAAAAAATTGCTATGTCTCATTATGGGTGTTAGTATCGATATGTTTTGATGTGGGAGAGATACGGGGATATTTCAATAagaaatcatttgaaatgttaTCAATCAATCAGAGTAACTTTGCATCTGCCAGCTTCTTGCAGGCtaaccctggaggagaggacgacGGAAGGGGAGACGTTGCTAACGCTAGCTGCTAAAGCTGGTCTAGTTGAGAATGTGAAAACGCTTTTAGAACATGGAGCGTGTCCGAACAACACTAACGCCAAGAATGAGTCGCCATTAGTATTAGGTGTGTATCATACAGGTATTTGACCGCTCCAAGCGAAGTGAAGACACAATGAAATAATAGCCTATTAGCCCAAGGGTTGGGTAGGTTACTTTGTCAATGTAATCCGTTACAGTTACTAGTTACCCATCCCCAATTGTAATCAATAACTTTTGGATTACCCAGACTCAGTAATGTAATCTGATTACTTTCCTTTACTTTTGGATTACTTTCAAAACCTAGTTTAACCAGTTGACGTTTGTTTACTTAACCTGGAACTACTTTGAACAGAAATTGATGGTTTAAACACCAGGAGAAAAATGCAGTGTGTTGGTGCGACATGATGTTTGCGATTGCGTTTGACTTTGTTAGGCAGCCATGTTCAAAGCTTTAACAAGCTAGCGTGTCTGTTAAGCAAATCTGAAACGTCACCGAGAAAATGGCCAATGATAAAACAGCCAATTTTGCAATTAACaggataatttttttttaagaaaatcaACTACTCCCAAATGTAAAAGTATCTCTCAATATTTTTCAAAAGTATCTGTAATCCGATTACATTTTTCTGCCAGTAAAGTAACGGATTACAGTTACAATTATTTTGTAATCAGATTACAGTAATCCGATTACTTGTAATCCGTTACTCCCCAACCCTGATTAGGCCTAGCGATTATCTCTGAAGATTTAAAAAGATGAGTTTTGCAGTAATCGTGTGGCCTGATGCATAAAAAACATGGTAGGCTACACTATCTTTGTTAACAATTAAATATATTAGTCCAAGTATACAGCGATTTTAGTCAGAATATCCAAATTAGCTATTCATATTTCATCTTGTTTCAACCATGCAGCCGTTAGATCAGGATCATACGAAATGGCTTCTGCGCTTATTACAAGAGGGGCGCGGGTGGAGcaggtgtgtcagaagaagTGGACGGCCACTCATGAGGCTGCCATGGTGGGTTGCACTGAAATTATGGAGCTGCTATTAGACCATGGAGGCCATGTCAGCGAGACAGACCAGCACGGAGTTACTCCACTAGGGATCGCAGCAGAGTACGCCCACGCGGAGGTTCTCAAACTCCTCATTAAACATGGTGAGAGTCCATTAGCATTTAACaaaagtcttacatttacaCGTTTCCGCAATTAAGCCTACCATTCAGGACATGGCAGGCACATATTCTTTTTCGGTCTGAGTATATTAAAAGTTGCATTTCCCCGCCACACATGGAGGGGGCGATGTGAACGCGCAGGCCCCCAATGGAGACAGTGTTCTGTACGACGCTGCTGGATCTGGGAATCCAGACTGTATAGACCTCCTGCTACAGCATGGAGCCAATCCCAACATCCCCAGTCTATGCTCACAGTTACCTCTTCACCGAGCAGCCTATGAAGGGCATTACCTGTGAGTACATACCTAATCATTATTGTCATGAATTAAAGGGACAGTTCAACATTTTAAACATTTAGCATGTTTTCTTTTCCAGTTAGCTTCACTGCAGACCGCGTTTTCAAATCCGCCATATGGCTTGAGATCATCTAAACTCAGCAAAAGCAACTCGATAGAAGTCAAGGAGGCCCAATTTGGTAAATGTCAGGGAGATGTTTTTTTATGATTTTCCTAAAATGTTGAACTTTGTAGGCCTACTTGTAGGTTCCAATGTGTAAATAAAAGGTAGAAATGTTTGGGGGCCTTTTAGAGTCTGGGCTGTGAAGTGAACATTTAGAAAGGGGGTTTAGAATTGTATTGGCTCTAAATAAGATATTTTGTTGAGAACTAAACATGTTCTCCATCAGGGCACTGAGAACCCTAATCCCTAAAACCACACGAAGAGCCATTAGGTTGTCAGGACAAAGTCCTGTTCACTCTGCATCAGACGGAGGCCATGTTCAGTGTCTGGAGCTACTGGTGGAGAAGGGTTTCGATGTCAACGCCGTCCTCGAATCTCACATCTCTGAAAACTACGGAGACATGAGAAGAACCGCGTTGTACTTTGCGGTCTCCAATGGAGACGTGACTTGCACAAAAATGCTGCTGAACAAAGGAGCCAAATCTGACCTGGATCCCCTACACTGCCTCTTAGTGGCTGTCAGAGCCGGGCGGTATGAGATAGTGAAGCTTCTACTGGCCAAACGGGCAGACGTCAACTGTTATTTCACGGTGGTCAGTGACACCGTGTTTCCCACCGCCCTGCAGTACTGCCTGAGTGACGAGATGATGATGCGTCTCCTGCTTAACAACGGCTACGACGCAGAGACATGTTTGGATTGTAACCATGGAGACAACCTGGACTACGTAGAGGAGTCTGGGCACAGAGACGAAAAAGTTCCTGTAAGTTCCTGGTAGCCACGGCAGTGTGAGGTAATGAGGTGATATGCTGTTGATTGACCTTTGGTCTGAAGGCTTCAACAACACCGTTGTTGGCTTGCAGGTGTTATGATACATTGTAATTACTGTAAATAAGAGTCAATCTCCAAAATAGAACAAAAGGTTATCCATCACCTGACCTCATGTCTAACTGCCACTGTGTTTGTCTGACATTTATGACTTTGGTATCACGTGTCTCTGTTGTCATCTCTGTCATCCAGTTCTGTGATTTCATCAGTGTTTCCTGGCTGGTGCATCTAGCTGGCAGGGCGGTGTGGATCCTTCTAGACTATGTCTGTCTCGTGTCACTCTGTACCAAACTGAAACAGATCCTGGCTAAGCACAAAGAGTGGCCTCAGATATGCAACATATTGGGTGAGAAATAAAATGATCTATCATGTTTGTTAGCTttgtttgtatatatttttctaATCTATACTAATATTTTGCTTGGAAAACACCTCTGACAAACAGGGAACCCCCGTTCTTTATCACATCTGTGCCGACTAATCATCAGGAAGCAGATTACCCCAAAAAGACTGGCTGACCCCAACATCATGTCCTCCGCCCCCTTCCCACCTAGACTGAGAGACTACCTCCTGTACAAGGAGCAAGATTTATATGGCAAGATTATCTGTATTGAAAActgaaaatccaaaacactgctGACTAAACAGAGGTTACTTCATGTTGTTGAGCGCATATTACCTGTCACCTTCCATTAAAATGTAGATCCACCATTGTAAAGAGTCACAGAGGTAGAAAGGGGATATGCTAAAATAATGTATGTCATGCTTGACAGCTTGTGATTAGTAACTGAGATGTATCTAGTCATGCTTTTCAAATGATTGACAATTGTCATGGTCCATatccatgttttagatgttaagGGATATTGAAAGGTCTGTCATTTAAGGCCTAATGTCTAAACCCTGTTTCAGTCTGGTCAAATGTTGAAGGTGGGGACAACCTTGCATGGAGCTTATACGTTTATTATTCCACTGAAAGAGACATAACCAGCTACTGTAGATTTTCTCCTATGACATACAAAACTAAATTAAACCTAAATGAAGAATGTTTTATAAtttaacatgtatttattttttgtgtatTGACATTGAGACCTAAGCCCTTTTTTTCAGATGAGCCCtgtaataaaacattttaaagaaGCATTTAAAGAAAATACAAGTTGTTTTACTGTAATTAAGTCTAGAACATAAGGTttctacacagacacaaaaaagtgtgtgtgtagtttcttTTACTGTTAACCGTCCCTTTAACAACCGTTATTCCTATGCTCCTCAATGAAACATGCTGTTAGCCAACAAATGGAGTTCAACACTGACTACTACCATGTGAGTGCTGTGAACCTCCACAGCACTTCAGTTTAGTGGCTTGACCTGCATTCCTAAAGACAGATAATGAAAGTGGGTCATCTTTATAAAAATAACCTTATGGCCTGCATCAACAACAAACATGCCCTCAGCTGTCAATGGAAGACATCTGACTTCCATCAGCAGACTTCCCAAACAAGTTGTGACACTGCATATAAATTATTTGAAAGAAAGTGCCTTGAGTCTGATGCACACAAAGACATTTTTGTAAAAAACAGTCTCTTAAAATCTAATatttgatttaatatgaaacattaaacatgtaaaaaacataaatatgttTTCAGATACACAGAATACATGCCAAGACAGTCCCCCTGACTTCCACTAGAGAGCAATGTTATCACCGAACAAGACAAACTTAGTTGAAACTTTTTGGACAACAAAACTTAAATCTTGTTCACTTGTCCTGAATCAGATTTAAAAGAGGCACAAATATCTTCCCTTCTGGTACAACCCACAGAAGGTACCTAGATTCATTTAACATGTCCTGTCTCTCAGAGTTGGCATAGCTTGTGTTTGAAGCTCACTTCAGATCAAACTGGTCAACAAGCATATCTGTAAGGCTATTATGGTAACTTAATCGTGCTAACCCTGTATTTTAAAAGATCATGTTCAATGACATGGCATGATACAGCAAAACTTTGTGATGCTGTCCCCCATAGCGCCATTAGATAATGCTTCAACAACCTTCAAAACACTCATTCTCCTGTTTCTAATTTTGTACTTGTTGTACTTGTGTAGCACACAAGACACTAAAGTAAGCTGTCTTGATAAATGACATTTCTGTACTGGACACTATACTCAAGCATCTCTTTCCCACTTGGAAAATAAGTGTTTACAATACATAGCAGCATGATA of Osmerus mordax isolate fOsmMor3 chromosome 4, fOsmMor3.pri, whole genome shotgun sequence contains these proteins:
- the LOC136941750 gene encoding ankyrin repeat and SOCS box protein 15-like isoform X1, whose protein sequence is MDEDQLLHYSIQLSIHESCQKEYLSTLESNDHLKILKAIEQGDIFALQELSEFPAGFGKTDDRGWFPIHKAAAQPLIQVLEIVLFASCRLTLEERTTEGETLLTLAAKAGLVENVKTLLEHGACPNNTNAKNESPLVLAVRSGSYEMASALITRGARVEQVCQKKWTATHEAAMVGCTEIMELLLDHGGHVSETDQHGVTPLGIAAEYAHAEVLKLLIKHGGDVNAQAPNGDSVLYDAAGSGNPDCIDLLLQHGANPNIPSLCSQLPLHRAAYEGHYLALRTLIPKTTRRAIRLSGQSPVHSASDGGHVQCLELLVEKGFDVNAVLESHISENYGDMRRTALYFAVSNGDVTCTKMLLNKGAKSDLDPLHCLLVAVRAGRYEIVKLLLAKRADVNCYFTVVSDTVFPTALQYCLSDEMMMRLLLNNGYDAETCLDCNHGDNLDYVEESGHRDEKVPFCDFISVSWLVHLAGRAVWILLDYVCLVSLCTKLKQILAKHKEWPQICNILGNPRSLSHLCRLIIRKQITPKRLADPNIMSSAPFPPRLRDYLLYKEQDLYGKIICIEN
- the LOC136941679 gene encoding ankyrin repeat and SOCS box protein 15-like produces the protein MESYEDMSEDELTSYIIQMSIQESCQDALKSDVSLKKATDENARVLAAIEKGDVCVLKEMLRHSFAFRELDSRGWLPLHRAASQPIPAVLETVLRVASHGLTLEERTTLGGETALTLAAKAGLVENVKTLLEHGASPHNTNSNNESPLMLAVRARSYEMAYTMIARGAWVEEVCRKQWTAMHEAAKVGSSEMILLLIRHGGRANQKDFHGVTPLSVAADCGHLHIIEILLHHGSKVNSQALNGESILTDAAGSGNPDCVQLLLQNGADPNLASGSGHLPIHKAAFQGHYDVLNILIPLTTKKALKQSGQSPVHSAADGGHSKCLELLIAHDFDINASMNTRNSENYTDLRKSALYFAVSNGDVTSTEVLLSAGAKPNLDPLNCLLVAVRAGWYQIVKMLLDKRADVNCYFTVVSDTVFPTALQYCLRDEMMMRLLLNKGYNAEACFRCNHDNLSGTVGPDMERIPFCEFMSLCCLMHLAGRVVRILLDYVSHVPICLKLRLILEKQQEWPEICDIHGNPRPLKHLCRLQIRRRMTLKRLNDPRIMNSDLFPPGLRNFLLYKELDLYCQTAEFMM
- the LOC136941750 gene encoding ankyrin repeat and SOCS box protein 15-like isoform X2, translating into MDEDQLLHYSIQLSIHESCQKEYLSTLESNDHLKILKAIEQGDIFALQELSEFPAGFGKTDDRGWFPIHKAAAQPLIQVLEIVLFASCRLTLEERTTEGETLLTLAAKAGLVENVKTLLEHGACPNNTNAKNESPLVLAVRSGSYEMASALITRGARVEQVCQKKWTATHEAAMVGCTEIMELLLDHGGHVSETDQHGVTPLGIAAEYAHAEVLKLLIKHGGDVNAQAPNGDSVLYDAAGSGNPDCIDLLLQHGANPNIPSLCSQLPLHRAAYEGHYLALRTLIPKTTRRAIRLSGQSPVHSASDGGHVQCLELLVEKGFDVNAVLESHISENYGDMRRTALYFAVSNGDVTCTKMLLNKGAKSDLDPLHCLLVAVRAGRYEIVKLLLAKRADVNCYFTVVSDTVFPTALQYCLSDEMMMRLLLNNGYDAETCLDCNHGDNLDYVEESGHRDEKVPCFLAGASSWQGGVDPSRLCLSRVTLYQTETDPG